The genomic DNA GTGTCTCAGAGCAGGTGGCATTGACAACCCTCTCCAATCACCTAGCACCCTGTCTGAAATGCAGCCCCTAAACCATGGGGAACAAAATCCCAGGGGGAGAGTTTGTTGCACTATGCAAGGGCTTCAGACAAAGCCCAGGAGGAACGTAGAGATCACGCTGCAGTCTGTATCACCAAACAACAACCTTCAACCAttcacagggacagggtggtTGTGGTACAGGCTCAGGATGCAGTGTCTGCTTATCTGGGGGATGTGGATGCACTACATGGTCTGGCAAAGGCTGTGCAGAGGCAGAAGTTGGGGTCACAGCACCCTCGTGTCTGGCAGGTGCAGCTCTTCGTGACTCTGTCCCTAGGAGCACATGGCTGctcactgtgccctgctctgccaggcagaGCACAGTCCCTCTCACCTCTAGTTGCAGGATCTTCTCAATGCTGCCAATGTGCTCCGCCTTGAAATGCACTGTCACTTGAAACTCTGAGTGGGGATCAAGGATGCCATTATCTTGTGACAGGGAGAAGTCCTCAAAAAGGCCACCCAGCCCACGGAGCTGCCAGGCCATGGGCAGTAGGGTGTTGTTTTTCAGGACCAAGGTCCTGCTGtcagccctgcagagacagGAAGGCACTTGGCATCAGCTGCTGGATGGTCACACCAGCCTCGCCACTGAACGCAACTTGGAGCAGCTCCATCCATGCCCCGGAAACCAGAGTCAAACGTTTTCTCTTTGTCACAAGTCTCGGAGTGCTTGTGGGATGACTGACCTGTGCAGAAGGAGCTTGTCAAAAGACAGCTGCAGGGGGCTGACCTCCAGCTTCATGTCCACCccatggcagcacaggctgaagACCACTGGCTCCGGGTTCTTCCTAATGCTGCAGATGAGCTTGTCTTCCAGGAAGCCAGGGGAGGTGGGGTATGCCCAAATGGTCAGCTCCTGGACATGGCCCCACAGAAGAAATCAAAGGAGCTCTGAGtgtgagcaggaggagcagcccctgggcacttcagcagtgcctgctctacctgcccttctcctacctTCCCCTCCTTTGGTTTCAGGGTCATGCGGCGAGGGTCCGCAACGAAGGTCCTTGTTTTCCAGTCTTTCTCAAAAGAGAAGTGGACCTCTATGACCATGGGGGAGTTGTTGAGGATGGTTAGCTTCTCTGAGTTGCCGGGACAGTTCTGGACCTCATACCTGTCCacaaaaggggaaaaggctGCAGAGGAGACTGTTGCCCTTGCCACACACCGAGGAGAGCACCGTGTGCACCCAAGGAAGCACTGCTGGGAGACCCTGCTCTAACAGACAAGTGAGGGAAATGGATCCCAGTCAGAGGCATGGCAACGATCCTTGCCGTAGTTTATGCCTGACCCCTGGACTTGGTGCCTCCACCACAGAAGCCTGATGATGCTCAGGCCACTTTGAGAGTTTTTAATACAACATAAATTCAAGGGTGCCTAGAAAAATAACAGTACACCAGGCACATGGGTTCCTTCCCCTTCTTTCTTGGGGTGCCTTCCCTGCAGCGTATAAAGAAAGGCTTTTGGAAAAAGTTTAGCTAATCTTTTTATAAAAGACATGCAACTGCTTTGGATTTCATGGGTAGCTCAAAGTCTGAGAAAGAAATATGAAGCATCAATTCCCAAGAGTAATGCAAAGAGATAACAAATGACCCTCCTCTTGTGTGTGGAAATGACTTTGGAATGAAAGGGTTAAAGAGGCAAACAGAAATCCCAAACCATCCATCAACCTGGCTAAAGATTGTCTggttttttaaactattttaatttcatttccttggGTTGTCAAAATAGACCGAACCCTCCAGAGTTCCTTCCTATGGGGACAAGAACTTAAATGCGATTAAAAAAACTAGTGACAGTAAAAGTAGAAATACACAATAGCTTCAATGACCATGTGCTTAGGCAGATTTTATCCAGCAGTGAGCATGCCATGTCATTACAGGAAAATGTAATTCCTGCTGTATGTTCCCCTCAACATCCATTTGCAGGTCAATaataacattttgttataattGCAGATGAATGAAAGTTTTACAAAACCATCTACAGAATAATTGCTTGATCAGGCTACCTGCAGAGCTCAAAGCACTTCAAAAACCACCATAAAGTTCATTTCTTAAGGGGTGAAGCTGAGATGTGGGGGGGGACAGAAGTTGCCGTCCGACACCCTTGGACTGGCGGCAGCACGCGGCTCTGGCCACCAAGGCGGCCACTGGGtaggcagagcagctcctctccaaGGCTCATTTGCCTCTTATCTGTTCAAGTTCCCATCTGTGGTCCTTCAAGCCCATGTCTCTCCCAGGACTCTGCCAGGGACTGCCCTGGATTGTGCAACCAGGAGAGCATGTCTCTCCAGGCATGTCCAGAAAAGTACAAGGCCCAGCAGGGAGCACATACCACTCTCTTGACTTCCCACACAGCAGCGGTCCAAAGTGGAATTGCTTTGTGCTCTCAACATATTCTTTGAAGATGACTTCATCCTCCTCCATGGTCTCCCTCCAGTGTGGAAACACCAGCCTGGGCAGAGAAagtggggaaggaggagctATGAGATGCTCCAAGTAGGAAATGTCACCAGAAAGCCATAACCCTTCCTGGTGGCTGAGGCACCAtctgccttcccagctcccagcacagggagaggggctgggcagcctCAGGCAGCGCAATCTCCCcggccctggctgtgagttcagggcagctgtgctgtgggaggctgctggggcccagCCTTACCGTGGGTTCTGGATGATGCTGGGGTACAGGCcggtgacactgcagggcagcTCGTACTGGCGCTTGGACAGCACGATCTCAAACTTCATTGTCTGCTCAAACTTCCCTGGCTTTTTGGTGAAGAAGTTGACCTTCAGTTCCACCTGACCTTGGGCAGGCACTTTCCACCGGTACCGTTTCAGCCTGGCAATTAAAGAGGAGGCTTCAGACATTGCTGAGGAGCAAATGAAGCAAGGAGGGTGCACTCACCATCCCCCAGCACTGGGttgctgtggagctggggaCAATGGACTTTGTTTGGCAAGAGGACCAAGAAGCAGAGGCATCACCTCCTCCTTTGTGGCTCACCTGAGGAATGCTGCTGGGGTTGAGGCTCTTTCCAGCACTTCCGAAGGACTTTGGGATCTTGTTACAGAGGAATCCTGGGAGctttctgttctctgtgtgGAGATCTGGTTCTCCTTTGCAGACCTGACACTGCTGACCACTTTACCCCTCTTTGGCTGCCTCTCAGCAGAACTGCCCTTTGCATCTGGGGCCTTGGCCtaaggggagagagaaaagggagggagaggTGAGGCCTGAGACATCCCCGTCCTGGAGAGTAAACTGAGGGTTTGTTCACCAATGGAAGAGAGAATAAATACATAAGTCCACCTGCCCATGGGCTTGGTTTTCCTTATTGGTGCTTGTTTTGCCTAGGATGCCCCTTCTTATGCAAGACCCTCTCCTCAAAGGAAGTTGATGGttttaagttatttttttccttcttgtcttACAGAACTGCTCTGTTTCCAGCAGAGTCCCATCCCTGGCAGAAAGGAGACCTGCAGACATGGGGCCTCCCATCACATCTTCACAACCTCTCCACAATGGTTCCTTTCCATCCAACCTGTCCCCCatgccccatccagcctggtcccTACCCTGGCACCTtcagtgccagcacctctggagCACCGACCAGATTGTCTCCCACGGCAGCACCTCCTGGTGCCAGGGTGGTGAAGGGCTCCacaccctgcagagcccagcctcaCCTCTGGGTACTCGGCTATGGAGAGCGCAGCACCAGGGGCAAGGGGAGGGCCGTCAGGATGCAGTCCCAGATGTTTCAGCAGctaaacagaagagaaaatccTGTTGATACCTCTGTCACCTTCATCCTCACAACTCCTTCTCTAAAGGCACTGCGCTTTTGGCAATGGGGTTTTTGACTTATAGGAAGTACGAGTGCTTTGCTATGCCCAGTGGGGTGAGCAGGCTCCAGAACAGATGCAAGAGCTACAAGCCAGAGCGAGAGAGAAACCTCTCCTGAGTGACTCAGCTGAAGAAAACAATGGCCATGAgctgccctgtcctggggcCCTTTATAATGATTTCTGGGCTGGGAGACTGAACAGATGGGACACTTGTACACAGAGCACTCCTGCTTTCTGCCCATCTGAGGGATGGTGATAACTCCCCCATTCACATAGATGCTACAGAGTCCTTGTGGAACATCATCAGGGGTCTGGACAAGGCTCTGTGACATTACCACCTGGGGAGGACACAATGCTCCAGGGCCCACAACCACAGCAAGCCCAAGATCTGGGCCTTGCAGGGTTTTACCTGGTCTTCTGTTGGCAGCTTCCCATCCCTCAGGATCTCCCCAATCATGGCCTTCGGATCTGTGACCTGGATGTCCAAGCACGGCACCCCGACATGCTTGTCTCTGACTGCCGCTTCTGCAACTTTGCTTTGTGTCCTCAGCTGAGATGACTGAAGACTCCTTTGGCCTTCATGTTTTGGTTTAGgctgcttcttcaccttctcctgAGGCTTACTGGTCTTCCAGCCTTTGtttccagctgcaggctgggactTGTTTCCCTTTTGGATCACGGGTAACTGCACGGTACCCTGAACCCTGTCCCAGTAGGAGAAAACCTGTGCCATGTCCTGCTGTGATGACTCATAGATCTGAAACCTCAGGATCAAGATCTCAGCTGGGTCCTTGGGGACTTTGGTTCTCCCCTTCCCAGAGGCTTTAGTTCCCCTCTTCTGTGAGGCTTTGGTTCCCCTCTTCTGTGGGGCTTTGGGTGCCCCCTTCTCTGGAGCTTTGATTTCCTTCTCTGGTTTTGCAGGCTGCTTCCCGAAGGagactttcttttccttcttcagcttctcttcctccttctgcCTCTCTTCCTGCTCTAAGGCttttgcctcctcctcctcaagCTTTTGAGCTGGCTGCTTCAGCTCCCTTCAGCAAACAAAATCGAAAACATCACTGAGAGTCCCCACCAGAAACTTGGGCTCACCAGTCCTGGCTGGCCCTGCACTTCTTTCCTTGACCCTGAGGCCATGGCAGAATTCATTTCTGTGGATTTTCCTCAACCCACAGAGGTTGGGAACATCCCAAGTGAGGGCATTGGTGGAAGGGCACCTCCAGGACCAGCCAAACCTAAGCCTTGCCATTGCAAGGCCTCAACTGTAGCACCTCCCTCTGAAGGCACAGCCAGAcacctccagcccctgccaaaGGCTGATCCACCAGCTCTTTGTGCTGATGCCTGAAAAAGCTCTTTGTCTCTTGACTTCCCAGTTTAAAGCAGAGCACAGATTGCTGACATCTGCTTATCTCTCCTACAATTCTCACTCAGCTCATTCAGCCCCCTTCTCTgtgggcacagcctgctccttcATGAGAATAATCCTATCAGTCAGAAAGCAGAGTCTGCAGGAACTCCTCTCCTGCAAGACAGGCTCTTGTCAGCCAGGTTTCCTGCTGGAACCCAGCTGTGACCAAGCAAACTGTCTGACCAAGTGCTATCTGCCATGGAAACGATTTGAAGCAGCTTCATCTGTCTCCTCTCCATGGAACCAACTTCAGCCTGGGCTGAAAGGAGTCCTGAGCTTGCTTTAAGCAGCCTCCACACCCAGCTCCACACTTTTCCTGTGagtcctgagctgggctgccttgctggagcagagcttctcctgtgcttgccccctgctgcagctgaaggggAGCCTAAAGGACAGGAGCTTTTCTGGGTGCTGTCCCACCATAAGGAGAACCAGGAGCTAAGAGACTGGCCACCCTTCTGGCCTTTGATATCAAATACTTCTGACTCAAAGTCCTTGGAGCAGGGAAACCCTCCAGGGACAAAACCCTGAGCAGTAACCCTTGAGGGCTTACTCACCCCTGTGTCTGTgttctcttcctttcctgtaATATTTTATCCActtttgctttcttctcctCAGGGAGGGCATCATGCTCATCCTCATCCACTTGCAAGATGTGCAAGAGAAACAATGAGTGACTGCAAGCACAGCTGGGTGCTCTATGTCAGCTGCAAGGATTCACAGCTTTTCCCCACCCAGCCTATCATCCCAGGAGATATTGGGCAGCTCATATCCCTGCTCCAAAATTCAGACAATCCCCCAAACTATGGCTGAGCAGAGAGTTCCTGGGCTTTGCCTGGCTTAAGCGCACCAAGGCTGTGGACAGTCGTTTGTCACTGAGCTACAGCAGCTGGCTCTTGTGCCCAAGATTTAATGTTAGAGATTAACATTAAATCTAACATCTCTAACATCTGAGGTCTTTAAACCTCAGACCTCCTGCAACTCTGAGATGAGTGCTAGTTACACTGAGGCAGAAGGTAAAAAgattaataaaaacatttcttacAAGCTCTGCTGAAAATCCAGATACACAGGGATAAGGTTGAGGCTTGAGATAAGATTGAGAGAGAAGATTTGAGAGAAGATATCTCACCTTCCTTCTCTCTTTGagcttccttcttctttctttcagctttgtTCTTGGCTTTCCAAGAAGCATAATCCTGCTGCAGGTTCACCACATAGATATGATGACAGTTCTTGACAGCTCTGAGTACACAGAGCAGAGAAGATTCCAGGCTGCTTGCAAAGAGGCTCTCCAAGCCATCAAAGACCACTCCCTTGTAGCAGTCTTTCTGCTGCAAATAAAGGGAAGAGTAAGTCAGATTGCACGCAGGAGCCTCACAGCTGGACAGTGATCCCAGATGTCCCAGGGCACCAGCTATCCTTGTTCCAAGTGCAGTAGCTAAGAGCAGCTGGGACCTGTCCTTAGGCTCTGCCAactgagggcagctgcagcttcccccAGGGTTCCCTGCACACAGTCCAGGATCCTCGAGCAGCATGtacagagctgctcctcctcctcctcctctctgagTCGTACCTCAGTGCCTTCTCTCCAGAGCAGGAATGTCTCCTTTTCCCCCACCCCACTCACCTGCAGCCTCTCACTGAGGATGTCCACCAGCAGCTCTTCGGGCAGCACACAGCTCAAGCAGTTCAGCTCTTCCCCACGACTGCTGACGATGCTCAGCTGCTGGGGCGCAGGAGCAGTGGAAACTGTGAACTGCAATGGGAGCAGAAACCAACAGCCCTGAacagctcccactgctgggcTTGGAGCTGGGCTTCCTCACCAGTGGAGACTAGAACAGACTAGCAGTGCAGGCTGGAGGCTCAGGGGAAGGTCCTGGAGGGCCCATCCCTTGGCCAGCAGAGACCTGAGCTTGCAAGCCCCAGTGCAGCCTCCCAGCACTTTgctcactgcctgcagccacactAGCCAGGACTGCACTTTGCCAGCAAACCACTGAGAGCCAGTGGAGCTGTCTGCCAGAGCACATTCCCAGCCCAAGTATGGCACAATGGGCCCACGTGCCAGGccctggctggcacagagcctcCACTGTGAGCACTCCCTGCTCTTCTCAAAGACAATGTAAAGATCCCAGGCATCAACCAGGGCAGACCATGTTTACCTTGGTGCCCTTTACCTTGGCTGGCTCCTTCTTTTGTGCTGGAAGGTTCTTGCCTTTGACATACTTCTTGTAGATGTTTTCCTCAGCGGCTTCTTTATTCTTGCTCTGAGCAGTGAGCTTTTTACCTGCACAGGGGACAGACGGTTCAGGGGGGCTTTGGAAAGCAAGTAGGCACCTTTCACTGCAATGGGCACAACCTTGGGCCCTGGAGGAACATGGCACTTGTTCCCCATtctgctgggcactggcagcactgtttcccagaagcagctccttccctgcttctCTTACCAGCATGCCATACTTGATTTTAAAGCCAGCACTATGTCCCTCCTAACAACTGTGCATGCAGGTGACGCTGCTCACACAGCAGTTCCCCTGCAGATCAAGCCAGAGATTTACCTCCAGGAGCATTGTTTCCATACACTGCACCCATCCTGCATTCCCATGTGGAGACCTGCAGCCTGCCCCACTTGCATCATTTGTCTCCACTGAAGCTAAATCCTCCTTGTGGGAAAAGCCCAGCTGGGACCCAGACTCTTCTTCCTTCCACCAGCTCCCAACCCTGCCAGGTTCAAAACTGAGCACTGCAAAACTTCCCCCTGCACCGAGCCAGGTCTGGCCtcaccctgcagagctcagggcaccAACTGCCCAGGAAGTTCCATAAATGTCTCCAGTCTCAGAACAGCCCAACGAGCTGTGTAACCTGACAGAGGCCACAGGTAACTCTCTGGAGAAAAGAGCTCATCTGGAGCATGTCTCTCATTGGAAACTCCTCTGGGAGGctgtccttcccttcctctcGTTTGCCAGGTTACACGCATAGTCAGTTCCCTTGTGCTCAATGAGCCACTTCAGAAGGCTTTTTCCTTGTTCAGGTGGGCAGCAGTTCTGCTTGCTGCCCATGAGGAGCAAGCTCAATTCAGCTTTcaggaaatataaaatattttggaaagagACAGGCGTGCTTCAACACCCCTAGAAAAATGAACATGTTCCAAGAATAGCAGAAAAAGGGGCTATAAAAGAACCCCTGACTGAGCccttaaaattgatttttttttttttaaagaagccaGAGACGCACTTCACATTCCCTAAGAGACACAAGGACTGAAAAACTGCTGCTCTGAGTAAGCAGAAGTGGACAGTCGTGGTGGGTTTCTCAAGCACTGTCTCTAGCATTTTTCCTTACCAGCATCACCTTTGTGTTTACCTTTttgctccagggcagcctgggtgCAGAGCAGCCGGGCACGGAGCCCCGCTGGGCTCTGGTTGTTGGCCATGGCCTCTTTCACCACGGTGTCAATGGACATGTGGGCAGCACCATAATACTGACACAGGCCTGCTGCTATCTCTGTCTTGCCTGAGAGAGAGAGGACGACTGCTTGGTGACACTGGCACAGGAGGCACTACAGGGACAGGCCCTGGAAAAATCTCCAACAAGATTTAAAGGTTAAAAGGACAGTGGGAAAGCAAGTGTCCCTCCAGGGGAGGCCATGAGGGAGGCAGCTGCAGCGTGGATACAAACTCTGAATTCTAGAGCCAAGAGGATCATCTCCACCTCCCGTTCAGCTGAGGACTTGCCTTAAGCACCGGGGCCCACCAGGATGTGTTCCCCCtgcttgtccctgtccctgcagccccgggctgcAGCTCACGTACCTGCCCGGGGCGGCCCATGGACGATGACAACAATCCCTCGGTGGGGCTGCGCCTCGCGCCGCCACGAGGACGGGGCAGTGCCCGGGGGGCGCAGGACGGCCCGAGAGAAAGGAATCCCAGCCACCTTCGCCACGGACTCAGGATGGAATGTGATAGCTCTGTGACGTGCTGCAGGGCAAAACCAGGGGGAAAAGTCAGCCTCCTGCCTACCTTTGATCCTCACCATCCTCCCCATCTCCTCAGATCCCAGGAAAGGAGACTCGGTGAAAGCAACATGAGCTTGTTCTTTTGTTGCTAGGAAGGCGCAAATAAAAAGAGCCAGTGATATTAGACCTGTCTGAAGAACTCATCCAATCCTAGTCTTTGTGGCTAAGGGACACAAGGGAATATCCTGATTATTTCCCCAGTCTATGGCAGGTGCTTGCTTTGGCTAAACCCAGGATTGGAAGAGGATGCCACAGCCCTTCAGCCAAGAGCTCCTCCACCAAGCTGGGGAACAGGCAGCTGCTAAAAGCATGGGCTTTCCCTGGAGAGCAAGGCAACAGAGAGTTCAGGGGGTATGGGCTGGACTCTCTGCATTGACCACAGTCCAAACAGACACTGGCAAACCCTCCCTGTTTTTctgacctgctgctgccttgcccATGGCCTTGGCCTCAGCCTCAGCCCTGGCCTTGAGCTCTGCCTTCAGCCACTTCTGTGCTTCATGATCCTCAGACTCCTCTGCCATCCGCAGGATCTGTGCACGTAGGGAAGAGAAACCATCCACAAGATTCCTTTTCTTGCCTTTCATCACACAGACTCAACAAACCTATTGTCTgtctcctcccttcctcccaaCAACACAAACTATTTAGTTTAGGTCCTCCCACAGCATGTCAGCACACCTGGCTTTGCCCTGGGGACTGTCTCCATCTCCCTGGCACAagcctgggaatgctggagTGCTGTGGAGCTCGGGCAGCATGTACATGGACCTGCCTTCTCACCTTCTTCTCAAGGTACTGCTCATCAAAATCCAGGGCGTAAAACTCAATGGGGAAGTTGCATGGGTTCTTCACCACCACTGTGGCCTCCATCCCATCACTGTCCACCATCATCCATCCCATCTCTAGTTCTGGGGGGCTGAACTCCAACCGTGGCTCCAGACCTTGTCCTGAGAGGTACAGCTTGAAGTGATTGCTGCTCCCAAAAATGTTAAGCTCCAGCTCATTACTGTAAGACCTCTGTAAAGAGAAAAGTGCAGGAAACTCATCCATGAAGTCTCAGATGACAGGACCCCAAATACAATGCTTGCCCCAAGGCTGGGGTGTTATCAGTGTCTCCAAGGGAAATGGAAACCAGATATTTTCTTAGGCTAGGGAGTACAGCATCTGTAGTAGTCTGGGTCTGAGTAACTGGGATGAATGCTGGTGTGCACTGTAACTGGGTATTTGGGAATCAGATGGATGTACTGTGGCCTGTCAGACATTTTCACCTGATCATGCAGGAGTGCAATACTTATGGGAAGGGCCCTCAGGGTTACAGTGTCCAGACACAGttctggcactgctgcatcAGGCAAAcaccagctccaggagaggCAAATGAGCTCTTGCTGGCCAGAAATAAGGGTCATCTTCTCTGCTTAGTGTGTGGCTCTGGTCCAAGCCAGACACAAGATGGTTTC from Melospiza georgiana isolate bMelGeo1 chromosome 14, bMelGeo1.pri, whole genome shotgun sequence includes the following:
- the LOC131089270 gene encoding hydrocephalus-inducing protein homolog, producing the protein MTPAVRQKQQALEYEPCPFEVKPSKGTLDPGRCQNLKIKFTPKEERSYSNELELNIFGSSNHFKLYLSGQGLEPRLEFSPPELEMGWMMVDSDGMEATVVVKNPCNFPIEFYALDFDEQYLEKKILRMAEESEDHEAQKWLKAELKARAEAEAKAMGKAAAARHRAITFHPESVAKVAGIPFSRAVLRPPGTAPSSWRREAQPHRGIVVIVHGPPRAGKKLTAQSKNKEAAEENIYKKYVKGKNLPAQKKEPAKVKGTKFTVSTAPAPQQLSIVSSRGEELNCLSCVLPEELLVDILSERLQQKDCYKGVVFDGLESLFASSLESSLLCVLRAVKNCHHIYVVNLQQDYASWKAKNKAERKKKEAQREKEGS